The genomic window aaaaagaaagatggctatggtttcaatagaatatcatTAGCATAGCTTAATATTACAATTGCATTacttgagaatatatatataaaacctaatggactctaaattaacaggcccaataacacagcctattattttattatctaacacctactctcaaactcatgatgcatcaacaagaaacattatgagtttgtcaaatAAAATACGAAAAACATCTaccaataaaataaacttctaacactacccctcaagctaaagcttactaagctttaagcttgttacaaattaaccccaaaaataaatcaaaccaattAAAATCATGACCAACGGAGAGCAACAATTCGCAGTCAACAGAAAAACCATCAAAGAGGGGAtaaccaaatcaaattaatctAACATCCAATTCAATCCAAAGTCAACCAATCCAAATCgtaccaaatcaaacaaaaccgGACCAAACAAAAGAATCAACCAATAGAGAGAGATGCAATCAAActcaatagggagaagtgcaacaaggagaagtgcaatacaatcagaagaagtgcaatgcaatcagaagtgcaacagggagaagtgcaatacaatcagaagaagtgcaatagggagaagtgcaatgcaatcagaagaagtgcaatagggagaagtgaaATACAAttagaagtgcaatagggagaagtgcaatgcaatcagaagaagtgcaataggggagaagtgcaatacaatcagaagaatgcaatagggagaagtgcaatgcaatcagaagaagtgcaatatgggagaagtgcaatgcaatcagaagaagtggggagaagtgcaatacaatcagaagtgcaatcagaagaagtcagggagaagtgcaatcagAAAAAACTAGAGAATTGTAATGCAATCAGAACAATCAACaaggagaagtgcaatagaAAGAGACCAACAAAATTTACTCACCAAAAGTTGCAAGTGGTTTGTGTCCTTAATGAGCCAACGGCCTTCAAGTGGAACCACCAACTCCATGCAACCCATCAAAAATCTATTTGAAGCCTTGAAAAGAATGAAAGAGTggagaaatatattttttttttaattctgtGCCATTACAAACAAATTGGAACCAAATCAACAGCAAGCAATTTGTCACCGTACCGAGAGACAACACATCATACCAATATATTAGAACACACTTGCTCCTAATTTTCAATTATGTTATTCAACCATATGAATCAAATTTTGACCAAAGAAACATATACCAATGAAAAAGCCAGTAAAAGAAAAGTACCGTACCAAACAACATTGAAACCGAAATAGAATTAACCAAAACCATATTCACCAATTTCAACAGAACCACATGACCCGAAAAACATATAACTATAATTCCCAAACTTTTAGGAATTCAACTGCGGAAGCGACGAGTGGTTCAAGGTGGATCGAACGatgctctcgataccatgttagaTTCAAAGATAcacaaataagaaaaaagaaagacgGCTAGAGTTTCAATAGAATATTATTAGgatagcttaacattacaattgCATTacttgagaatatatatataaaacctaatggactctaaattAACAAGTCCAATAACATagcctattattttattatctaacaattCACATTAACTTTTAGTcgcattaaaaaattaaaaattattattagatCGAACATTAGGATCAAAATTTGAGTTTTGGTCCTTTTATTTTGTATGCATGAGTTTTGATTGACGTGTTATTTTGtctatgtaacaaaaaaattcaaaacaattttttcttttcttttatagtTCTTGTCACCATCACCCACTTTTACTACGATAAGTTTTGGTAACAAGACAATGAAACCCATGTGATGATAATCATGTTTTGATTTTATCTAGTTTATTCACCAATTTTCTATCTGCCCCTTTAATTTCCCCTTTACCACATTGGCTAAGATTTAAATACCTGCGTCATTAATGATGTTTGAAAGGGGTGGAATGGAAGTCTAACTAGTATGCTGaattagttgaattaagagttACAGGAgttgaaatttcaattttcaaattctGATAAGATgtaaaaaactaacataacaattttttttctcacaaaaactaacataacaattaacatactaataatttgctattaaaaaaaatgattgatgGGTGTACATGGGATCAAAATTGCATGTTGTCCAACTTTCATATAgtttcataataaaaaaatctaaattgatTTGAAAACTAAACTTTCAACTCCTTTAACTCTTAGATAACTCTTAGATAAGGATTTTTACTTCCCAATGGctgaaatttaaataataagTAGAAAATTAATGATGTTTGAAAGGGGTGGGATGGAAATTCAACTGGTATGCTGAACTAGTTGAGTTAAGAGTTAAAGGAGTTGAAAGTTTAATTTTCAGGTTCTGTCAAGTGTGAATCTATATTGGGTAGTTGTGAAGAGTTGgaatcctctccatttccaattattttcatttcttttattgctatatagttttggaaatataaatacaaaaatatgaCATTAAATGAGGTCAAATTACTTTTATACactccaaaatatttaaaaactttggtaattaatggaagaaatgaaaataattgaaaattgagaggatctcaactcagCTATGTGAACTAACTGCAAGACACATTTACAACGGAAAATTCAATTCCCATCGGAGTAATTTTTAAAGTTGgcaaatcaaaattaatttcttgAAGAAATGTAATtgctccctccgtcccaaaatataagaactcatTGATCATTGCAAGTAtgtcaatacataattttgattacgaatatctttaattgtctattagtaaaaattataaaaatttgatattttgaaaatattcatcgaaacaaatcaaacaagatcttatatgataatatttatatttatatattttttgaaaaatacggtcaaaacaagacatataaatagtgcatttagtcaTTTGATAGGGACGTCACACTATATGTGTATGAGCCGATGTTCGAATTTTCTAAGGCGAATTTTctacttatttacttttaagGCAAATTTTctacttatttacttttaagaCAAATTTTATAACTAccaaactacttgacaaaaacaaCGGTGTTCGTGCTACAAATTTTAATGTCTCATTGTCCAATTAATTAATAGCACAAAAATATATCGTCTTAAAAAGATAGACATGCATGTtgtattcaaaaaataaaatacagtaAAAAGATAGACATGAAGACATGTGAAGTAATCAATAACAATAAGAATCTGAGGGGATTCGTAATTGCAATTTGCaagtaaaaagaagaaaaatgaaattatttataCTGCTTCAATTATACACtcctatataatatatatccaCAAATTCAATTGTTAGATAGATGCTTACAATACCAAGGTTAAATATAAATAGAATTTTCCTAATATTCTTCTTAATTCTTACATCTGAAAATCTTAATTAATTAGAAACTATATTAGTAATAGAATTTAATTATCTACCTCAATGTCATATTTCATGCACACCCTTCTGGCTAGCTAACTATGCATCAAACCTGTTAAGAGAATGTTTGCTCAATCAAATTTCTGTTTCTTATACAATTAATATAACGTGCTATAGGATATAAGAGAAATTAATTACTAGCTAGCTAAACCTAAATACGAATTTTGATGTGATATAGGTAATAATCTTCTtctcaaataatttaaaaagcaTCTAATGACACATAATTAAAGAAATGTATATACCTTAAAAGatgaaattaatatatattatgaaacTATGAATCATGGATCATGGCCTAATCTAAGCTCCAAATCCACTTCATTTTCTTCCTCATCATTCCCTCTCTTAATTCTTTGATGATGGGTGTTATCCACATAATGCTGACTTGAACCAATTTGAAGACTCAAATTAGGACCTTGAAGCTCTTGATTCAAATGCAAATTAGACCAATTTGATGATGATCTTGAATATTCATATCCGAAACCATGCACATTTGAAGGTTGGTAATTATTTCCAACAAGGTAATTATTTGGTGgtggtgttggaaaatattGATGTTGAAAATACATGCCATGATCAAAGTTTTGACTCATATGTTGTTCTGAATTAGCATAAGGAAAAGCCACACCTTCATCATTAGTGAAGAATTTGTTAGAAacttgtgatgatgaagaaTAATTTGATTGCTTTGAAGCCTTTGATCTATCTTTCCTATGAATATTCATGTGACCACCTAAtgcttgagcatttgtgaagCCTCTTTTGCAAAATGTGCATTCATAAGAACATTTTTTACCTTGATTATCATCACCACCACCTTCTTCACTTGAATTCATGTCACCAAAAACAAATGTAACAAAATACTAGAATATACTTTgtgtttgaaaattaatatatggAAGAGaatgtataaaaaattatgtgaagGTGAAAGGGCTTTTATATAGAGGCAAGGGAATGTAATAAATTGGGGGGTCAAATTAAATAAGTgacaaaattaaagaaaatgaaataattggCTAAGTCTATGTGGCAATTCTCATGGTTTTGTATCAATTAAATGAAAGTGATGTTTTGGTGTTTATTCATGGGATTTTTCCATTTGGCTCTATGAGTCTAAAGATAGCTTAATTAAGGTATAACTTTATTATATACTTCCATTTGATTTGTTGGTTACACTTTCTTCTTATGACTGTTTTCATGACGAGgttgtgtaatttattttggtaTCTCTTCTTTGCCGCGTTAATATGtgactaatttttatttatttatttttaaattttttttttgtgttaatctcTGGTTCACAGGAGAAGGAGGCACCGATAATTCAGAATTTGATCTcaagataagtaaaatttgacgAAAAATTATTCCcacaaaaaattgaacttaGATTTTCCCAAATAATTTATCTTAGAAAGAGTTCATTCAATATATgactaattattatttataaaaaaatatatatgactattttttttttgggtacatataTATGACTAATTCTTAATTGTATAGTACTACCACAAATGTATAATTAAGCACATGAACCGTGTTTTCACAGttctttttttgaagaaaatttccTATGTTTTCATTGGTTAGTTTCATAGTTCTATTAATATGTCCTGGCTGTCAATTATCTTactatatatatgatttatttaatgaCATGCAGACAGAATGCACATGAGACGGTTCAATCTTCATATATTGTGATTTACTTTATCAAATCATATATCCAAAAAATTCCATGTTCCCACTTAAAAATGCTTTACTTTTATCACTAGGGTGCGTGAGGTAAAATTAGTATGGATGGAGTCATATTATCATATTATCTATAATATCTTATTATAAACAATATTTGGAGTTAAAttgatgcatatatatacagtATAATGCACGACGAGTTATAATTCCGCAACGTGATAaattaaagtttaaattttgactagaaaagaaatatttttatttactgtTTAAGTATGTCAAATATAATTACTCATGTGGATGAAATGTATATaacaaaactaatttttttttttttataagcatataacaaaactaattaattgcatttttgactttttttaatgtaaaattgttagtattttaattgttatgttagttttattATACATTGTCATGACTTGAACCTTGAACTTCGAACTCCTTTAACACTTTTAGCTCAACTAGTTGAGCAGTTGAGCTATTCATTCAACTCCTGTATTTTTGACTTTTTAACTTttacaaacttgcgattttacTCTACTAACTCTTATTCTTGATCCCATCTTAATTGTTTAGTATtttctttgttgattttttttttactttcacaatcagtttaatctggtttgaggTCAGTTCTGTCATCAAATGGTTTCAGCCCCATCCCGATCGCAATTGTGGGagattcaaaaaaattaattattcttTGTTGAAATCCATGATATGATGAACCTTTGGTAGGGGTTTGAAGGTCTGTGACTGCTTAATATTCtttgttgaattttgttttaGTGTTTTCTTTCACTAAgcttaacattttatttatacAACATTAGTCATTCAAGTTTATTTTACGTATGGACATATCATATTTACCACTCAATTGCGTGTTAATACCAATTATTGTTGGATGTGcagatgaaataaaaaataccaaTGAAATTTAAAAACACAACTGCATGAAGTTTCGGATAAAAATATTCAACCTAACAATATCAATAATGTCAATTAAGCTAGGTTTTACGGCCGCATATTCCCATTTTATAATTAGGAAATGAAAACTACAATACGAATATGAAGTGGATTCAAATTTTCTACAAAAGTTACAACAGAACAATGCAACTATTTTGGATCGTTTGGATCTTAAATCGTCGATTAAGATTGTTTTACCGCATATACAATTGAGTTCTTCAAAATTTAAACCATTTAATTTCAGATAGATTTACTGCTGCCTGAAATTTTTACAGCGGGAAATCCATGTCAAATGTGAGTATTGTATAATGTGAACATGTATGTAGCCAAATATAGGCAAAAACGCGTTGAAGTATATTTTGAGAGTTAATGTCACATCTTAAAAAGTTGTATACCCAAATGTCTTTATCGTACTTATTTCTTGATTGAAAAGAATTGTTGatatatttaggataatttccCTGGTAACTATACACTATACTATACCTCCATGCATTTAATTTAACTATGTGATCGATCGCTTTCTAGCCATTCTTTGGAAGGAAGAGACATGTGTACTATATAAGGTATAATCTTATCTTATAGTATAGTAACTAATTAAACATATGGTTGTGCGTACATGTAACAGGTTGTTCCACTAccaggcatggcaatggggcggggcggggcggggacgaGTTTTGCCCTCcctaaacccaaacccataaagttcgggttttcCCAAACTCATtccaaattcgagcggggataaaaatgataactccaaacccatacccaacgagGATCGAGTATCCCAATTGGGTTTCGGGTATCTCCATTACGCCTCTTTTcccatgaatttagattatattttagtattttttttattaaaaaaagttaaatgtccaaaattattttctctcaacaatatttttttaaataaagaaaaaaatagagaaaatggtttgtttaatactcaaattaaaataaaaaataaatatatgaacgtaatttaaaatattgtttaagcgtttctaatttaaaagaggtgaaatctaatttttagtataagcggggcgagttcggggacgggttcggggtgggtatcaatgtacccattacccgccccaaacccatatTTTAAATCgggaaaaacccaaacccagtcaactcgagATTTCTCCGTCAAAACGGGTATGGTTTGAGTGGGTACCCGCATGTATGAATTTTATTGTCATGCTTATCCACTACCCTATATGATGTTATAAACAACGTGATTAATATATAGaacatatttatttaagttTGAAATTTCACCTTTACAGTTGTGTATAATTTTAGTGGTATTTATCACTTTATTCAAAgacaaaagaatttttttagtaactttcgattaaaaatgaatcatttgaagaaaagaaatcaatttcaaattttcatagAATCAATTTTcggttaaattttatttatctttcagTTAACTTTATGATTATCATGTCTCTTTTTCCGGagattaaaacaataaaaaatattaagatcatttaaaaaaaaattcatcaaaagGAAGGGAGTGGAGCCAGTTCAGAAGGAATATATTGATGGTACCTAttgattattttaaattgaaatctCTACAAGAGACCAAATGTCTCCTTTGTAGTTTAGTACATAATTAGGTTGATCatgaactttatattttttggtttagtCTTTGAAATGATCCGTGTTTTATTGGCTTCCATAAAGAAAAGTTAGCTAAAGTAGTAACTAATTAAACAAGTATTCCAAGTTTTAGTGACGTACGATATCCTATCCTAGTCCTATATAAAGACTAAGTATTCATCGCAATTGGGGGACTTAATTAAAGTAATTAaaccacaaaaataaaataacatttggGGGACTTAATTGCAAAATGGGGCGTGTAATGACAACAACACCAGTACtgcttgattttttttgtacGTACCAAAGGCTCAATTGGAGGAGTATTTGAGGGTTCACACGctctttttacattttaaatagCGTATgcgataaaaaaataaaaattttgaaaaatcacaatCAACTATCTATCACGTGGACTACGTATGCTACTTAAGCAATAACCTAATTGATGGTCAAGTCTACAGCATCAATCAAAGGATtgtcaaattatcaattttaattaatcGCATGTGTGGCCATGATATGACAATGGCCAATCAGAGCACCCCAAATTTCTTATAAATACTCCcttttcttctcatttcttttggttttatttttctttcatttttagttactttagtttttgatatttttgtcgTTTCGTGTGTAAATAGCCGCATAGCCTATTGTTGGTAATTCATAGGTGTTCTTTAGTGGTCAAGGTTGGAAATATTATGGTAATCAACAAGGAACTTTTTGTGGCCAAATTTTGGAAATGTTATGACTAACCAAAATGGGTGGCACTAAAATGGGTCTTTTCCGTGCAAAAATGAAACATCTCGTATCAAACTAGAAGGTGAGAGCAGTTAAAGTGGTAGTCTGTAGGACCAAAAATTAAAACCCAGCCTTCTAAGTGCAAACCTGTAGCACACAAAGCAAAATTCGGATATGcccttattttattaatgcGCTTAATTATCGATTCATTAAAGCAATTAAATAAGCTCGTATTAACGcaacaaattcataaaattatcaaaaaaattatcattatcCAAAAGCaacaaaatatcataaaatgATCACAAATATCAACCAGACTACCGAGTAGCAACTCCACCACTCCTCATTTGATAACGAAAGGCATAATTGACAGTTGaataaattttattcaaaaacttGGCTTGGCACATGAGCCCTCCGTGAATTCCCCACTATTTAACAGTGACGCCACAATTTGTCGGATCCGACTGTTCATAACAACCAGGTCAGAAGCAATCGAGCCCTCTCTCTCTACATGCTCCTCCATAAGGGTCTCAATCTCACATGGCTTCAGAGGATCTCCTGGCGGCAGAATAATCATGTAGGGATGTGAGATCCAGAAATGCCACCTCATATACTTTGGCGCAACATACCACAAATACAAAGGAAGACCGCCTCTTTGCTCCCGAGTCAACACACCTGGTCCAAGTACTCACTGTACTTATGGGAAATATGCCGCTAGGTGTTGAGCGACGATGCAGACTGAGAGGGATATCTGAGGAATCATCTGCACACAACCGAACTATCAAGGACTCGCTCAAAGAGGTGCTTTACCATCATCGGGTAACATCTAATCCAACTAGAGTAGTAGGAGATCTCCTCGAATTGCCCTGTAACCCCGTGGTAGCCAAAAGATGGTTGTCTCACTTTCAAACTTGCTTATCAGCTCATCTTTCCACCTTCACATACACGGGACTGGGCATATTTGGCATAGCTTCGTGCCACCCTCTAATTCTTTTGTTGTTTGGCGTTGTTTGGCATAATGTTCAAAGATTATTGATTTTACTCAATGATACGCAATGATATTCGATATTTAACATTGCCACAATATCCTTTTGCAATGATGAAGATTAAGACACTTATTGATGCTAGCTAGTGCTGTCATCGCAACGGGAGTTGCATCTAGCGTGATATGAATTGTTTGGATATTAAACATATTTACcatgaatatttatttttatgtttattctttagactaattttgattttttttttttaaattcataacTTAAAATTGAAactgtttttgaatttttaaaacaaaaaaaaatatttataaaaatgaaaaacaaataatttatttatttatatttatataattatttgcAGTGCAGAACATGTACATAGGTATATTTAAATAACATATAATAAGTAGtatataatttaaaagaaaCTAGCTTCTTATCTCGAGCATTATAAATttatgactatatatatatagagagactTTCTATCCAATTATTGGAGTCTGAATAACAATTCCATGTTCTTTAtcaacccaaacccaaaccctaTTACAACAGAAGTTTTCGATGACACTATCATAACCATCTATTACAATATAAGCATTCACCAATGGATTCTCTCTCTCAATTGTAGCTGCTGCCACCTTTCCTTCCCCTCCAACCAATTCTGGCCATGAATCCTTACCTACACAGTTGTCCAAATAGGGGCCGGTCCCGATTATTTGGACTTTGGAGACCAAACCCCAAATATTAACATGGACATCACTTTGAATTATACttttatagtgttttttttttttttttataacaaagacaaattaaaaaaacactataacttattattttattttttaaaatttatttatttattttttttagagatctACTAgcacataatttttatttttgcctcCAAAAAATGGAGGCCCAACACGATGGAGCGTGTAAGGTCGACCCTGGTActcaatattaataaataattaattcaaccataaaattataattaaatctCATAAACCATTTtgtttaggcttaattagtaaaatggtctcttaaagacatttttggtttcacattggtcccttaaaggaaaaaaaggaccgaataggtcccttaaagaaaaaaaagtccgaataggtcccttaaagacatctccgttaatcagtttggtcctcaaaaaaatggacggaaaggacAAAACTGATTAACggcggagatgtctttaagggacctattcagaccttcttttttctttaagggaccaatgtgaaaccaaaaatgtctttaagggactattttactaattaagccttttgtttattattcatatatatgtaTAAGTAGGTACACAAAACAACTCTTTACCTTTGCATTCAtcatcaaacattttttttgtcgaCTTCtggttttaatttgtatatgaCTATATGTAactgttttcttcttctctgCAATTCTTGTGTTTTTGATATGTTAATGCATTGCAATATGaggtatttatagtagtttttggTGGCAATCTTATGGATTTTTGGACAGTGCATGATTTGTACGGATAAgattttaaagtttaaaaaaaagaagttattaTTAAGTTTACGATATCATATTATAATTAATCAGTTTTCTTGTTTGTGAAGCATACAtatttgttgattatttttgGTAACAAAATGGTAATGGAATTGGCACTTGACAATTTATGCTCATAACGTGTTCGTGCATCCTTTTGGATTAAATATGTGTGCACGGACAGGTCGATAATGATAAGAATTTGATTAAACTTGCGATACACATAAGAACAAAAGTATAAAAGTAGAAAATATATGCTTtgtacaatttttattttaaaggaaCTCTGTTAATTTCTACTTAGAACTTGTCTTCGATGTTCAAAGCGTTGAGTTACACACATACTATTTTCAGtaacaaataaatgaaatatgatGTTTAAACATAGAAAAGTTATTCCTAAATGGTGAATTCTTCAGTACACGTATTATGTGGgggtgtaccggtacaccgtTGAGGTGGTTAATAGGTGGCAATCATTTATTgcggattttatttttttattaagttttcatcattaaacactactttttaatatttataaatgtatCCTTCACATAAATATAGTCATCAATCATGTTCCAGAATAAATCAAACatgcatcaaatattttaatctagattgtcacatttttttaacaagattcaaataatttaatattaaatacgTGAGGAACTATACATCTATCTAGTATATTTAAGAAAGTAAActactaataaaaatattaaattgttCATTCTGGAAAAATTTACACATAATAATTTTATGGGTAATTTAAGTAATTGCACaccaatattttattaaataataattgtatactactccctccatttcaaattacttgtcgttttagaaaaaaaaattgtttcaaattacttgtcgttttgataatttaaggttatattttgtctattataccctcatataaattccaaatattcaggagtagttgttgaaaccgtaaaagatttaatatatatttggaaaactacaattttttttttggtacataacatattaaattttttttgtacataatatattaaatttattggaaagagaaagtgtgtgcaaaaaaaaaattattggtgaattaaaataaaggtataatagaaagataaggtacaaaaatacactttattaatttcttgtttttttctaaaacgacaagtaattt from Trifolium pratense cultivar HEN17-A07 linkage group LG1, ARS_RC_1.1, whole genome shotgun sequence includes these protein-coding regions:
- the LOC123902409 gene encoding transcriptional regulator TAC1-like, which encodes MNSSEEGGGDDNQGKKCSYECTFCKRGFTNAQALGGHMNIHRKDRSKASKQSNYSSSSQVSNKFFTNDEGVAFPYANSEQHMSQNFDHGMYFQHQYFPTPPPNNYLVGNNYQPSNVHGFGYEYSRSSSNWSNLHLNQELQGPNLSLQIGSSQHYVDNTHHQRIKRGNDEEENEVDLELRLGHDP
- the LOC123889451 gene encoding glu S.griseus protease inhibitor-like; amino-acid sequence: MFDDECKGKDSWPELVGGEGKVAAATIERENPLVNAYIVIDGYDSVIENFCCNRVWVWVDKEHGIVIQTPIIG